A section of the Gallus gallus isolate bGalGal1 chromosome 4, bGalGal1.mat.broiler.GRCg7b, whole genome shotgun sequence genome encodes:
- the LAS1L gene encoding ribosomal biogenesis protein LAS1L encodes MAGSAGLAWRRGRQSFSPTRKRLKPLRTVVAWRGRAEWDQVMVGLYCGDSRLQQEALDRVSAWKSRYGPKMPLAVDCTAELIRCKVLDSSGRLRSHELILSYGLALVRFVNLITERKQKMVSIPLRKLAIEVDIPIWVVDLRHELTHGKLPRLALCRKGCDVVLDWLRKTYWSRQLGNNLCEESEEEDEEEEQEEMEANTELDSDAWEVQTPQHEVCQKHEEFHEKVRDVLISYKNEQFQVMQTVQSVSKSRELWSKSSSEVDWILAQIKDLMQENRETVAEVLLSDGFLIPTMDCLKMLNIKYEANKEVWQFKIPQTFYCFWQPLLTSILSRSFTQTLIDKMFMKLKECSDSSDLQSQFLINWISELLTSIARVNSGKKRRCCNKRAYMKELFLQKVPLQWVRLTDNCLEAPCWATPHLLQLILTSRRPRLPRSSRKNLLYLTSIYTEEGGPLSTPGLSSDCSKQPVYTIESLQWRSRLENQVKNEGQTIEKQEHVQERDDIVEEVEEEEEEEITETNPLEGLAHSNIMVAIAEKKAELQGSAWQIVADEVPWKDFPLGKLPGQTDDPDGLMLDNYSMMSLLDQPVRDEWKSSTTNSVELNVPVTGGLLWTQNDFHKIKSGLQLF; translated from the exons ATGGCGGGCAGCGCCGGGCTGGCGTGGCGCCGAGGACGGCAGTCCTTTTCCCCCACCCGTAAGCGGTTGAAGCCGCTGCGAACTGTGGTGGCGTGGAGGGGAAGGGCGGAATGGGACCAGGTGATGGTGGGGCTGTACTGCGGAGACAGCCGGCTGCAGCAGGAGGCGCTGGATCGGGTGTCGGCCTGGAAGAGCCG gtATGGCCCTAAAATGCCTCTTGCAGTAGATTGCACTGCTGAACTTATTCGTTGTAAGGTCCTGGATTCATCTGGCAGATTGAGGTCACATGAGCTCATCCTCTCATATGGTCTGGCTCTTGTAAG ATTTGTCAACTtgatcacagaaagaaaacagaaaatggtcaGCATTCCTCTGAGAAAACTAGCCATAGAG GTGGATATCCCCATCTGGGTTGTCGATCTCCGTCATGAGCTGACTCATGGGAAGCTGCCCCGCTTAGCTCTATGCCGCAAGG GTTGTGATGTTGTTCTGGACTGGCTACGAAAGACATATTGGAGCCGTCAGTTGGGCAATAATTTGTGTGAGGAAAGtgaagaggaggatgaggaagaggaacAGGAAGAGATGGAGGCAAACACAGAGTTGGACAGTGACGCGTGGGAGGTTCAAACCCCACAGCATGAGGTCTGTCAGAAACACGAGGAGTTCCATG AAAAAGTCAGAGATGTGTTGATATCCTACAAAAACGAGCAGTTTCAG GTTATGCAGACGGTCCAGTCTGTTTCAAAGTCTCGAGAACTGTGGTCTAAATCTTCTTCAGAAGTGGACTGGATTCTGGCTCAGATCAAAGACTTAATGCAGGAGAACAG GGAGACAGTGGCTGAAGTTCTTCTTAGTGATGGCTTTCTCATTCCAACAATGGATTGTTTGAAGATGTTAAATATAAAGTATGAAG CAAATAAAGAGGTATGGCAGTTCAAAATTCCTCAAACATTTTACTGCTTCTGGCAGCCCTTGCTGACAAGCATCCTTTCCCGAAGTTTTACACAGACCCTAATAGACAAAATGTTCATGAAGTTGAAGGAATGTTCTGACTCTTCAGATCTCCAGTCTCAATTCCTGATCAACTGGATTTCTGAGCTGCTGACTAGCATTGCTAGAGTTAACAGTG ggaagaaaagacgTTGCTGTAACAAACGAGCATACATGAAGGAACTGTTCCTTCAAAAAGTTCCTTTGCAGTGGGTAAGACTGACTGATAACTGCTTGGAAGCTCCCTGCTGGGCAACCCCACACCTCCTTCAGCT GATCCTCACAAGCAGGAGACCTCGTTTGCCACGTTCTTCACGGAAGAACCTTCTCTATCTCACATCCATTTACACGGAAGAAGGTGGCCCTTTGTCCACTCCAGGCCTCTCTTCGGACTGCAGCAAACAACCAGTTTACACTATAGAGAGCCTACAGTGGAGGTCTAGGCTAGAAAATCAGGTCAAAAACGAAGGGCAGACTATAGAGAAACAAGAACACGTACAAGAGAGAGATGATATTGtagaggaggtggaggaggaggaggaagaagagataACTGAGACAAATCCTTTGGAAGGACTTGCTCATTCTAATATCATGGTGGCTATTGCTGAgaagaaggcagagctgcaaggGTCTGCCTGGCAGATTGTTGCAG ATGAAGTGCCGTGGAAGGACTTTCCTCTTGGGAAACTCCCAGGTCAGACAGATGACCCTGATGGTCTCATGTTGGATAATTATTCCATGATGTCTCTGCTTGATCAGCCAGTGAGAGATGAGTGGAAGTCTTCCACTACAAA CTCTGTGGAATTGAATGTTCCTGTGACAGGAGGATTATTATGGACCCAGAACGACttccataaaataaaaagcGGCCTTCAACTTTTCTAA